A stretch of the Bdellovibrio sp. 22V genome encodes the following:
- the ftsH gene encoding ATP-dependent zinc metalloprotease FtsH, producing the protein MRSTQKTLALWFFLIIMAVFLFQAYESKHQRTISDFNYSKFTEAVKAGEVATVTFRQDTSEVVGEMKPEFEKKYNGTHFAIVGNTQDEGYKFLQQHGITPNYERADTGGFFQTFIVNWLPLILIVAMFLFIMRQIQVGGGKAMSFGKSRARLLTEHKNRVTFKEVAGVDEAKEDLQEIVSFLKDPKKYTKLGGRIPKGVLLVGPPGTGKTLLARAVAGEAGVPFFTISGSDFVEMFVGVGASRVRDLFEQGKKNAPCLIFIDEIDAVGRHRGAGMGGGHDEREQTLNQLLVEMDGFESSEGVIMIAATNRPDVLDPALLRPGRFDRRVVVNKPDLKGREQILSVHMRKTPLGPDVEVSKIARGTPGFSGADLENLVNEAALIAARTDKKYLEMEDFEKAKDKVIMGSERKSMVISEEDKKVTAYHEAGHTLVGKKLEGLDPIHKVTIIPRGMALGVTQTLPEKESVSLSKNKAENMIAFLFGGRAAEEVIFKDITTGAGNDIERATEIARRMVCEWGMSKLGPLAFEKRSGEVFLGMQYGHSGHKDYSESKAEEIDAEVSKIINTGYTLAVKILTDYKDALERLAQALLEYETIDGHEVEMLVNGAAVAEIEKYRSNKKDGGLGAVVGTPKKDSSGDPVGNTGPVTI; encoded by the coding sequence ATGCGATCAACTCAGAAAACGCTGGCTCTCTGGTTCTTCCTGATCATCATGGCTGTTTTTCTATTTCAAGCCTACGAGAGTAAGCATCAAAGAACTATTTCTGACTTCAACTACTCTAAGTTCACTGAAGCTGTCAAAGCGGGCGAAGTGGCGACCGTCACTTTCCGTCAAGATACAAGTGAAGTTGTGGGGGAGATGAAGCCCGAATTCGAAAAGAAATATAATGGAACTCACTTCGCTATCGTGGGTAACACGCAAGACGAAGGTTACAAGTTTCTGCAACAACACGGGATCACGCCCAACTACGAGCGTGCTGATACCGGTGGTTTTTTCCAGACGTTTATTGTGAACTGGTTGCCATTGATTTTGATCGTGGCGATGTTTTTATTTATTATGCGCCAGATTCAAGTGGGTGGCGGCAAGGCAATGTCATTTGGCAAAAGCCGCGCGCGTCTGCTGACGGAGCACAAGAACCGCGTGACGTTTAAAGAAGTCGCGGGTGTGGACGAAGCCAAAGAAGATTTGCAAGAAATCGTGAGCTTCCTGAAAGATCCTAAAAAATACACAAAATTGGGCGGACGTATTCCAAAAGGGGTTCTCCTTGTAGGTCCTCCGGGAACAGGTAAAACTTTGCTTGCGCGCGCTGTGGCGGGTGAAGCGGGTGTGCCATTCTTCACAATCTCCGGGTCTGACTTCGTTGAGATGTTCGTGGGTGTCGGTGCGAGCCGTGTCCGTGACTTGTTTGAGCAAGGTAAGAAAAACGCGCCATGCTTGATCTTTATTGACGAGATCGATGCTGTTGGTCGTCACCGTGGTGCTGGTATGGGTGGTGGTCACGATGAACGTGAGCAAACTCTGAATCAGTTGCTTGTCGAAATGGATGGTTTCGAATCTTCTGAAGGTGTGATCATGATCGCAGCGACAAACCGTCCTGACGTTTTGGATCCTGCCTTGTTGCGCCCAGGCCGTTTCGACCGCCGTGTGGTTGTGAACAAGCCAGATCTTAAAGGTCGTGAGCAAATCTTGAGTGTACATATGCGCAAAACGCCGTTGGGACCTGACGTTGAGGTTTCTAAAATCGCGCGTGGCACACCGGGATTCTCGGGTGCGGATCTTGAGAACCTTGTCAACGAAGCGGCTTTGATCGCAGCTCGTACCGACAAGAAGTATCTTGAGATGGAAGATTTTGAAAAAGCAAAAGACAAAGTCATCATGGGCTCTGAAAGAAAATCCATGGTGATTTCTGAAGAAGATAAAAAAGTCACGGCTTACCATGAAGCAGGTCACACTCTTGTGGGTAAGAAATTGGAAGGTCTTGATCCTATCCATAAAGTGACGATCATTCCTCGCGGTATGGCGTTGGGTGTAACGCAAACATTGCCAGAGAAAGAAAGCGTTTCGTTGTCGAAGAATAAAGCTGAAAACATGATCGCGTTCTTGTTCGGTGGTCGTGCGGCGGAAGAAGTGATCTTTAAAGACATCACGACAGGAGCTGGCAACGATATCGAGCGCGCGACTGAAATCGCACGTCGCATGGTATGCGAATGGGGTATGAGTAAGCTCGGACCTTTGGCTTTCGAAAAACGCAGTGGTGAAGTGTTCTTGGGTATGCAGTATGGCCACTCAGGACACAAAGATTACTCCGAGTCGAAAGCGGAAGAGATCGATGCAGAAGTTTCTAAAATTATCAACACAGGCTACACATTGGCTGTGAAGATTCTTACGGATTATAAAGACGCTTTGGAGCGCTTGGCGCAAGCGTTGTTAGAATACGAAACAATCGACGGTCACGAAGTCGAAATGCTTGTGAACGGCGCTGCTGTCGCTGAAATCGAGAAGTACCGTTCTAACAAAAAAGACGGAGGCTTGGGTGCTGTGGTAGGAACTCCTAAAAAAGATTCCTCCGGCGACCCGGTTGGAAATACAGGACCTGTCACGATCTAA
- the mnmA gene encoding tRNA 2-thiouridine(34) synthase MnmA, with protein sequence MSKGRVLVAMSGGVDSSAAAALLVEQGYEVIGATMQVWDYSTCDIEEGNGTCCSSIDVDDARAVADRLGIPFYVLNCEAKFRAAVIDPFLKAYLEGQTPLPCVNCNTYLKFDHLVKKMKELECDYLATGHYAKIVYDEQGRASIHTSTDDWKDQTYFLFTIDPALVPKLLFPVGDMKKPEVRAYSESRGLVTARKKDSQGICFVGNQGYQNFIKGQVDKTILASKKGLIKRYPHGEVMASHEGIHNFTYGQSKGLGMDHHEKLFVIKIDAQDNTVWVGDEQYLFANEVDVVDPQLLGTIEDGEIMNVKIRYQHKGSPAQVFKTDNGFKLKFQEPQRAVTPGQAAVFYRDRELVGGGWITL encoded by the coding sequence ATGTCTAAAGGGAGAGTCCTTGTTGCTATGAGCGGAGGCGTGGACAGTTCAGCCGCGGCTGCGCTCTTGGTCGAACAGGGTTATGAAGTGATTGGTGCTACGATGCAAGTATGGGATTACTCCACTTGCGATATCGAAGAAGGCAATGGCACCTGCTGTTCAAGCATCGACGTGGATGATGCGCGTGCGGTGGCCGACCGTTTGGGAATTCCATTTTACGTTCTTAACTGCGAGGCAAAATTCCGTGCTGCCGTCATTGATCCTTTTTTGAAAGCGTATCTGGAAGGACAAACGCCGCTTCCATGTGTGAACTGCAACACGTATTTAAAATTTGATCATCTTGTGAAAAAGATGAAAGAGCTTGAATGTGATTACCTGGCGACAGGTCACTACGCGAAAATCGTTTACGATGAACAAGGTCGCGCGTCCATTCATACGTCGACGGACGATTGGAAAGATCAAACCTATTTCTTATTCACGATCGATCCGGCCTTGGTGCCTAAACTTTTGTTCCCTGTGGGTGATATGAAAAAGCCAGAAGTGCGCGCATACTCTGAAAGCCGCGGTCTGGTGACAGCTCGTAAAAAAGACTCGCAAGGGATTTGTTTTGTCGGTAATCAAGGCTATCAAAACTTTATCAAAGGCCAAGTGGATAAAACGATCCTGGCTTCAAAAAAGGGTTTGATTAAACGTTATCCTCACGGCGAAGTGATGGCTTCACACGAAGGCATTCATAACTTCACATACGGCCAGAGCAAAGGCCTTGGCATGGATCATCACGAAAAACTTTTTGTGATCAAGATTGATGCTCAAGACAACACGGTATGGGTCGGTGACGAACAATATCTTTTCGCCAACGAAGTCGATGTGGTTGATCCTCAACTTCTTGGTACTATTGAAGACGGCGAAATTATGAACGTAAAGATCCGTTATCAACACAAGGGATCTCCCGCGCAGGTTTTCAAAACGGACAACGGCTTTAAGTTGAAATTTCAAGAGCCGCAAAGAGCCGTTACACCTGGACAAGCAGCGGTGTTTTATCGTGATCGTGAACTTGTGGGGGGCGGATGGATCACCCTGTAA
- a CDS encoding pyridoxine 5'-phosphate synthase, translated as MKHKIRLGVNVDHVATLRQVRGGTTPYPNLLNMVKKSVKGGAEQITIHLREDRRHIQLEDLKLLAKSCPVPLNLEMAATPQMVAFAKKYRPDWVCFVPEKRAELTTEGGLDVKKGFKKMAPMVEKLQRIGIEISMFIEPSIEQVEASYEIGADAVEFHTGKWVHLSGARKNAEWKRLVDAAEWANYLGLNVHAGHGLDYAHSKMINKLPHLQEVNIGHSLICYALEEGLEASVRKMRKILK; from the coding sequence ATGAAACATAAAATTCGTTTGGGTGTGAATGTGGATCATGTGGCGACTCTTCGCCAGGTGCGTGGGGGAACTACGCCTTATCCAAATCTTTTGAACATGGTAAAAAAATCCGTGAAGGGTGGCGCTGAGCAAATCACCATCCATCTTCGTGAAGACCGTCGCCATATTCAGCTGGAGGACTTAAAGCTTCTCGCGAAGTCTTGTCCTGTGCCTCTGAATCTTGAAATGGCAGCGACACCGCAAATGGTGGCCTTCGCGAAAAAATATCGTCCTGACTGGGTGTGCTTTGTTCCTGAAAAAAGAGCGGAGCTAACAACGGAAGGCGGCCTCGACGTCAAGAAAGGCTTTAAGAAAATGGCTCCGATGGTTGAAAAACTTCAGCGTATCGGAATTGAGATTTCCATGTTCATCGAGCCGTCCATTGAACAAGTGGAAGCGTCTTATGAAATTGGCGCGGATGCTGTTGAATTTCATACGGGAAAATGGGTTCACCTTTCAGGTGCACGCAAAAACGCCGAGTGGAAACGTCTCGTGGACGCTGCGGAATGGGCCAACTACCTGGGACTCAACGTGCATGCGGGACATGGTCTGGATTATGCCCATTCAAAAATGATCAACAAGCTTCCTCATCTTCAAGAAGTGAATATCGGTCACTCGTTGATTTGTTATGCTCTTGAAGAAGGTCTTGAAGCTTCTGTTCGTAAGATGCGAAAGATCTTGAAGTAA
- a CDS encoding cysteine desulfurase family protein, whose product MIQTKAFCYFDHNATTPVCKEVLEALPELAQAWGNPSSIHWGGRQPKNILREARKAVADAVGASTLEIVFTSGGSEANNTVIKGLFDYYQTAQFLTPEQRRRTHYMCSAVEHPAVIKAMEHLKSLGARVDFIPVNRRGEIDMAFYESHLSEETALVSVMFANNETGTLFPIKQMAEIAHKKGALFHTDAVQAFGKVPVNLHELGVDFASFSGHKFYSVKGSGFLYSRKGSNFSSLINGGGQERHRRGGTENTLGIGALGVVAKRVALIPEKAEQMAKLRDHMEARILSEIEEVTITAGESPRLPNTSSLVLKGVDGETMLMSLDIKGYAVSTGAACSSGNPEPSPVLLAMGLTREEAQNSLRVSIGWETTLEQVNAFVEALKVVVARLRSLQNDEGDSCHV is encoded by the coding sequence ATGATTCAGACCAAAGCATTCTGCTATTTCGACCATAATGCCACGACTCCCGTGTGCAAAGAAGTTCTCGAGGCCTTGCCAGAGTTGGCGCAAGCTTGGGGAAACCCGAGTTCTATTCATTGGGGTGGTCGTCAGCCGAAGAACATTCTTCGTGAAGCAAGAAAAGCGGTGGCTGATGCTGTTGGTGCGAGCACGCTAGAAATTGTTTTCACTTCTGGTGGAAGTGAAGCAAACAACACTGTGATCAAGGGTCTTTTTGATTATTATCAAACAGCGCAGTTTCTAACTCCTGAACAACGCCGTCGTACGCACTACATGTGTTCAGCTGTTGAGCATCCCGCAGTCATTAAAGCGATGGAGCATTTGAAATCTCTCGGAGCTCGCGTGGATTTCATTCCAGTCAATCGCCGTGGGGAAATTGATATGGCGTTTTATGAAAGCCATCTTTCCGAAGAAACAGCTTTGGTTTCTGTGATGTTTGCAAACAATGAAACAGGCACACTCTTTCCAATCAAACAAATGGCTGAGATCGCTCACAAGAAAGGCGCTTTGTTTCACACGGATGCTGTTCAAGCTTTCGGTAAAGTGCCGGTGAACTTGCATGAGCTTGGTGTGGACTTCGCGTCGTTCTCCGGTCACAAGTTTTACTCTGTGAAGGGATCTGGATTTTTATACTCACGTAAGGGATCGAATTTCAGCTCTTTGATTAACGGCGGAGGTCAAGAAAGACACCGTCGCGGTGGGACTGAAAACACGCTCGGCATTGGTGCTTTAGGTGTTGTCGCAAAACGTGTCGCCCTTATTCCTGAAAAAGCAGAGCAGATGGCGAAACTTCGCGATCATATGGAAGCACGCATTCTTTCCGAGATCGAAGAAGTTACGATCACCGCCGGTGAAAGCCCGCGTTTACCAAACACCAGCTCGTTGGTTCTTAAAGGCGTGGATGGTGAAACTATGTTGATGTCCTTGGATATCAAAGGGTATGCGGTCTCAACGGGAGCAGCCTGCTCCAGCGGAAACCCGGAACCAAGTCCCGTTCTGCTTGCGATGGGGCTGACTCGCGAAGAAGCGCAAAACAGTTTGCGTGTGAGCATCGGTTGGGAAACCACTTTAGAGCAAGTGAATGCGTTTGTAGAAGCATTGAAAGTCGTGGTCGCAAGGTTGCGATCTTTACAAAATGATGAAGGAGACTCTTGTCATGTCTAA
- the mtaB gene encoding tRNA (N(6)-L-threonylcarbamoyladenosine(37)-C(2))-methylthiotransferase MtaB: MDHPVKYQVHTFGCKVNTYDAGLIQKNLNANGFMPVVSGDKTARVHVLNTCAVTAEATKEALRYIRRLKVKDPFCTVVVTGCAAQVDTGSFSNLPGADLVVANSHKGSLPELLTKHFRGELTEKVFKSNIFKKEDLEAGGGIEKSHTRTFLKIQDGCNSFCTYCIIPYARGKSRSISVADLVQRINDLYAEGSREVVLTGVHIGDYEDEVGGKKYVLEDLIENLLAKTKMPRFRLSSLEPVEVSERLLDLYQDSRLCPHFHMSIQSANTDVLFHMKRKYTQDDVRKSLEAIAVRVPNSFVGMDVITGFPTETDEQFQDTYTTLSQLPWTKLHVFPYSERQGTRAAAMDVSVYPHIRAERAAQLRNLSLSRYQDQAQLQIGSTKKVLVLKNAAKGGQGLSHDYWPVNILGADSFLEHWAGQEVDVKITGYDHSNKQHMEGHLQGEVIS; the protein is encoded by the coding sequence ATGGATCACCCTGTAAAGTATCAAGTTCATACTTTTGGTTGTAAGGTGAATACTTACGATGCGGGGTTGATTCAAAAGAATCTTAACGCCAACGGTTTTATGCCGGTTGTTTCCGGAGATAAAACCGCGCGCGTTCACGTCCTTAATACGTGTGCTGTGACGGCAGAAGCGACGAAAGAAGCTCTTCGTTATATCCGTCGTTTAAAAGTGAAAGATCCGTTCTGCACGGTTGTTGTGACAGGGTGTGCGGCGCAGGTGGATACAGGCTCGTTCTCGAATCTGCCGGGTGCGGATTTGGTTGTTGCAAACTCTCACAAAGGTTCTCTGCCAGAGCTTCTGACAAAACACTTTCGTGGTGAACTGACTGAAAAAGTTTTTAAGTCGAACATCTTTAAAAAAGAAGACCTGGAAGCGGGTGGCGGAATCGAGAAAAGCCACACGCGCACCTTCCTCAAAATTCAGGATGGTTGTAATAGCTTCTGCACGTACTGTATTATTCCCTACGCGCGGGGCAAGAGCCGCTCTATTTCGGTTGCGGATCTTGTTCAGCGTATTAATGATCTTTATGCGGAAGGTTCCCGCGAAGTCGTTCTGACGGGCGTTCACATCGGAGATTATGAAGATGAAGTGGGCGGCAAGAAGTACGTACTTGAAGACCTGATCGAAAATCTTTTGGCGAAAACCAAAATGCCTCGCTTCCGTCTTTCAAGTCTTGAGCCTGTCGAAGTCTCTGAAAGACTTTTGGATCTTTATCAAGACTCGCGCCTGTGCCCGCATTTTCATATGAGCATTCAAAGTGCTAATACCGACGTTTTGTTCCATATGAAACGCAAGTACACGCAAGACGACGTTCGTAAATCTTTGGAAGCCATTGCCGTGCGTGTTCCGAATTCATTCGTGGGCATGGATGTGATTACGGGTTTCCCAACCGAAACGGACGAGCAATTCCAAGATACTTATACGACTTTAAGTCAGCTTCCTTGGACGAAGCTTCATGTCTTTCCATATAGTGAAAGACAAGGCACGCGTGCGGCGGCGATGGATGTTTCCGTGTATCCGCACATTCGCGCGGAACGGGCGGCGCAATTACGCAATTTGAGTTTGTCCCGCTATCAGGATCAGGCGCAATTGCAAATCGGTTCGACGAAAAAAGTTTTGGTTCTGAAAAATGCCGCAAAAGGCGGGCAGGGCCTTAGTCATGATTATTGGCCGGTGAATATCCTCGGTGCTGACAGCTTCCTTGAACACTGGGCGGGCCAAGAGGTTGATGTTAAGATTACGGGTTACGATCATTCCAATAAACAGCACATGGAAGGTCACTTGCAAGGCGAGGTGATTTCATGA
- the tsaE gene encoding tRNA (adenosine(37)-N6)-threonylcarbamoyltransferase complex ATPase subunit type 1 TsaE, giving the protein MPTILNSERTVRNLSELKEFWNEFLPHLNNRCILLMSGEVGAGKTTSVQMIAEILGMRDVQSPSFAIHLRYENAQGKSLDHVDLYRLKDDDDLESSGFWDLFSSKEGLVVIEWANRLDFDYLPLNWQRVEVTFTKISAEERKISCRLI; this is encoded by the coding sequence ATGCCGACGATTCTGAACTCCGAAAGAACGGTGAGAAATCTCAGCGAGCTCAAAGAGTTCTGGAACGAATTTTTGCCTCACCTCAACAACCGCTGCATTCTGTTGATGAGCGGTGAAGTGGGTGCGGGCAAAACAACCTCTGTACAAATGATCGCGGAGATCTTAGGAATGCGCGACGTTCAGTCGCCTTCATTTGCGATTCATCTGCGCTACGAAAATGCCCAAGGAAAATCCCTGGACCACGTGGATCTTTATCGCCTTAAAGACGACGACGATTTGGAAAGCTCCGGTTTTTGGGATTTGTTTTCAAGCAAAGAAGGGCTCGTCGTCATTGAATGGGCCAATCGCCTCGACTTCGATTATCTGCCTTTGAACTGGCAACGCGTAGAAGTCACCTTTACAAAAATCTCAGCAGAAGAAAGAAAAATCTCCTGCCGCCTTATCTAG
- the era gene encoding GTPase Era, with protein sequence MGYKAGFLGLIGQPNAGKSTLMNFLVDEKVSIVSAKPQTTRRRILGIWSSEAGQIVFVDAPGVIKADKGLNSFLAKEAEDVIDNSDALLAIVSVDEEKPENAEKVIDMVSKSGKPWIGVITKTDIEEKAHRIMILKKMIEERGGKAFSVSVKESAKDEEEREALLIDFLELLPESPAPLYDIELFTNENMREMASEIIREKCFEALHHEIPYSLAVRIIKFDEEAKPVPKVHAEIIVAKESHKAIVIGKGAEVIKKIGMDARKEIEKLMDEKIFLDLNVACKPEWFDNKRMMKELGYVIKSEG encoded by the coding sequence ATGGGTTATAAAGCGGGATTTCTAGGTCTGATCGGACAGCCGAATGCAGGGAAGAGCACATTGATGAACTTCCTTGTCGATGAAAAGGTGTCCATCGTCTCTGCCAAACCTCAGACGACTCGCCGTCGTATTTTGGGGATTTGGAGTTCGGAAGCAGGGCAGATTGTTTTTGTCGATGCTCCGGGCGTGATTAAAGCGGATAAAGGTTTGAACAGCTTCTTGGCGAAAGAAGCCGAAGACGTGATTGATAATTCCGATGCATTGCTTGCGATTGTCAGTGTCGATGAAGAGAAGCCGGAAAATGCAGAAAAAGTGATCGACATGGTTTCTAAAAGTGGCAAGCCGTGGATCGGTGTTATCACAAAGACTGACATCGAAGAAAAAGCTCACCGTATTATGATTCTAAAAAAGATGATCGAAGAGCGCGGAGGAAAAGCATTCTCTGTTTCCGTTAAAGAATCCGCGAAGGATGAAGAAGAGCGCGAAGCTCTTTTGATTGATTTCTTGGAGCTTTTGCCGGAGTCACCCGCGCCTCTTTACGATATCGAACTTTTCACGAATGAAAACATGCGTGAAATGGCGTCGGAAATTATTCGTGAAAAGTGCTTCGAAGCGCTTCACCATGAAATTCCATATTCGTTGGCAGTGCGTATCATAAAATTTGATGAAGAAGCCAAGCCTGTACCGAAAGTTCATGCAGAGATCATCGTCGCGAAGGAAAGTCATAAAGCCATCGTGATCGGAAAAGGCGCTGAAGTGATCAAAAAAATCGGTATGGATGCGCGTAAAGAAATTGAAAAACTCATGGACGAAAAGATCTTCTTGGATTTGAACGTCGCATGCAAACCAGAATGGTTCGACAACAAACGTATGATGAAGGAGTTGGGTTATGTCATTAAATCCGAGGGCTGA
- the cdaA gene encoding diadenylate cyclase CdaA, with protein sequence MLQQFVDNLIFIVQHLRVQDAIDMLLVWMVVYRILVLIKRTGTIQMLSGLGVLAIGYILSIWLELFTFNWILEKFFSNLFVIVVVLFQGEIRRALAHIGSNPFFTDASTIQETQVIEEIAKGIILTAQKGFGALVVVEREIVIDYHIEFGTEMESKVSAELLASIFHPESPMHDGAVLIRNGKIHSAGCFLPLSKNPALDKNLGTRHRAAIGLTEETDALVFVVSEENKSIGIVQGGHLSPNVELGDIRKALYETFGLKYKAFSQQGEVS encoded by the coding sequence ATGTTGCAGCAGTTTGTCGACAACTTGATTTTCATCGTGCAGCACTTGCGTGTGCAAGATGCTATCGACATGCTGCTTGTTTGGATGGTTGTTTATCGAATCCTCGTTCTCATCAAGAGAACGGGGACGATTCAAATGCTCTCCGGCCTGGGTGTTCTTGCAATCGGTTATATCCTCAGTATCTGGCTTGAACTTTTCACGTTTAACTGGATTCTTGAAAAATTCTTCTCAAATTTATTCGTGATTGTCGTTGTCTTGTTCCAGGGCGAGATTCGTCGTGCCTTGGCACATATCGGTAGCAATCCTTTCTTCACAGATGCCTCGACAATCCAAGAAACCCAAGTAATAGAAGAGATCGCCAAAGGGATTATCCTCACGGCTCAAAAGGGCTTTGGCGCTCTTGTGGTTGTGGAGCGCGAGATCGTTATCGACTATCACATTGAATTCGGTACGGAGATGGAGTCCAAGGTTTCCGCGGAACTCCTAGCCTCGATCTTCCATCCGGAAAGCCCCATGCATGACGGGGCGGTTCTTATTCGTAATGGCAAAATTCATTCAGCAGGTTGCTTCCTGCCGCTCAGTAAAAACCCGGCGTTGGATAAAAACCTCGGAACTCGTCACAGAGCCGCGATCGGCTTGACGGAAGAAACCGATGCTTTGGTTTTCGTTGTCTCTGAAGAAAATAAATCTATCGGTATCGTTCAAGGCGGTCATTTAAGCCCGAACGTGGAGCTGGGGGATATCCGTAAAGCCCTTTATGAAACCTTTGGACTTAAATACAAAGCCTTCTCGCAGCAAGGGGAGGTTTCGTGA
- a CDS encoding thermonuclease family protein, whose protein sequence is MTKISIKLLLFVFIFSPVSLYAQSLQIKVTSVHDGDTLNAIGVADSQKYKVRLMGVDTPEVDFYKNTQGAVALKARDVLRSLIPDGSIVTLSDDSQVDKHGRVLGRLLKDGLDVNKEMLKQGWGVIYFIYPFEKRIASDYSQAAKEAFDNKRGIFSNQYRGTEIPYQFRLRVRDQVGRNPVGDLELKKVVSPDDVEKIPVWKRVFFPDYELAYKNGYN, encoded by the coding sequence ATGACAAAAATCTCTATAAAACTTCTTCTCTTTGTATTCATTTTTTCTCCTGTCAGTCTTTACGCTCAAAGCCTGCAAATCAAAGTTACGAGCGTTCACGACGGTGATACTTTGAATGCGATCGGCGTGGCGGATTCGCAAAAATACAAAGTGCGTCTGATGGGTGTTGATACTCCGGAAGTGGATTTCTATAAAAACACGCAAGGAGCTGTTGCTCTGAAAGCCCGCGATGTCTTAAGAAGTTTGATTCCTGATGGCAGCATTGTGACTCTTTCCGACGACAGCCAAGTCGACAAACACGGCCGTGTCCTGGGGCGTTTGCTCAAAGACGGTCTGGACGTGAATAAGGAAATGTTAAAACAAGGCTGGGGAGTCATTTACTTCATCTATCCATTTGAAAAACGCATTGCGAGTGATTACAGCCAAGCTGCTAAAGAAGCCTTCGATAACAAGCGCGGAATCTTTTCAAACCAATATCGCGGCACTGAAATTCCTTACCAGTTCCGTCTGCGCGTGCGCGACCAAGTCGGCAGAAATCCCGTCGGCGATTTAGAACTTAAAAAAGTGGTTTCTCCGGATGACGTCGAAAAAATTCCGGTTTGGAAACGGGTCTTCTTCCCCGACTACGAACTCGCTTATAAAAACGGATACAATTAA
- the rnc gene encoding ribonuclease III — translation MSELEKRLGYTFKNPALLERALTHKSYANELKNTIEHNEKLEFLGDAVLDLVVGQFLFERFPNDTEGGLSKKRASIVNEEVLSELALEMGLNKRMLLGKGETLTGGATKPRLISSSFEAIIGALYLDGGFDVAQAFIRQEFTPLAERVCGTEDFEKDYKTRLQELVQKALKETPRYEVLAEEGPPHDRQFLVCVKVKEEVWAQGRGRSKKNAEQSAAKLALEMKYKETN, via the coding sequence ATGAGTGAGTTGGAAAAACGCCTTGGTTACACATTTAAAAATCCGGCTTTGTTAGAACGTGCTCTAACTCATAAGAGTTATGCAAACGAGCTCAAAAACACGATTGAGCATAACGAGAAGTTGGAATTTTTAGGGGACGCCGTTTTGGATCTTGTTGTCGGGCAGTTTCTTTTTGAAAGATTCCCGAATGATACCGAAGGCGGTCTTTCTAAAAAGCGCGCCAGTATCGTGAATGAAGAAGTTCTTTCCGAGTTGGCTCTGGAGATGGGGTTAAATAAGCGCATGCTTCTTGGCAAAGGGGAGACTCTCACCGGGGGAGCCACAAAGCCCCGCCTGATCTCATCCTCCTTTGAAGCCATCATCGGGGCTTTGTATCTTGATGGCGGTTTTGATGTGGCTCAGGCTTTCATTCGTCAGGAATTCACACCGCTGGCAGAGCGTGTGTGCGGGACGGAAGATTTCGAAAAAGATTATAAGACACGTTTGCAAGAGCTCGTGCAAAAAGCTCTGAAAGAGACACCTCGGTATGAGGTTCTTGCTGAAGAAGGACCTCCTCATGATCGCCAGTTTCTGGTTTGTGTGAAAGTGAAAGAGGAAGTCTGGGCGCAAGGTAGAGGACGTAGTAAAAAGAATGCCGAGCAGTCCGCGGCGAAATTAGCATTAGAGATGAAATACAAGGAGACGAATTAA